A section of the Telopea speciosissima isolate NSW1024214 ecotype Mountain lineage chromosome 3, Tspe_v1, whole genome shotgun sequence genome encodes:
- the LOC122656913 gene encoding BTB/POZ domain-containing protein At5g48800-like, which produces MDRNDKQHPQQLCLSKSSRHRSNDWIFSDVPSDISIEVSGGTFSLHKFPLVSRSGRIRKLVAEHRDSDISRIELVNLPGGADSFELAAKFCYGINFEITSSNVAQLCCVSDYLEMTEEYAKDNLGSRAEAYLDTIVCKNLEMCVEVLQECENLLPLADELKIVSRCTDSIASKACAEQIASSFSRLEYSSSGRLHMNKQASKCEGDWWIEDLSILRIDLYQRVIAAMRCRGVRPESIGVSLVNYAQKFLTKKPSLWSASTQPKVDPVAGSVGHEQRLMVETIVSLLPVEKPAVPITFLFGILRTAVMLDCSVACRLDLERRIGSQLEMATLDDLLVPSFHHAGDTLFDVDTVHRILVNFSQHDDSEDDMEDESGYESDGLHSPSQTALLKVAKLVDNYLAEIAADANLKLTKFMVIAESLPAHARTIHDGLYRAIDIFLKAHQGLSDLEKKKLCKLIDFQKLSQEAGAHAAQNERLPLQSIVQVLYFEQIRLRNALCCSYPDDDHKPMHQSWRISSGALSAAMSPRDNYASLRRENRELKLELARLRMRLNDLEKDHVFMKKNMERSNSRKFMSSFSKKISKLNLFGHSSSKSSSSPSKFSQRTDSRVLGRT; this is translated from the exons ATGGACCGCAACGACAAGCAGCACCCACAGCAGCTTTGCTTGTCCAAATCCTCTAGGCACCGTTCCAACGACTG GATCTTTTCGGACGTTCCTAGTGATATTAGCATAGAAGTAAGTGGAGGAACATTTTCTTTACATAAG TTTCCTCTGGTGTCTAGAAGTGGGCGAATCCGAAAGCTGGTTGCAGAGCATAGAGATTCTGATATTTCCAGGATAGAGCTTGTTAACTTACCTGGTGGTGCTGATTCATTTGAGTTAGCAGCAAAGTTCTGCTATGGCATCAACTTTGAGATTACGTCCTCAAATGTCGCACAACTTTGTTGTGTTTCTGATTACCTGGAAATGACTGAGGAATATGCAAAAGACAACCTTGGTTCTCGTGCTGAAGCATATCTAGATACTATAGTCTGCAAGAACCTTGAAATGTGTGTTGAAGTTTTGCAAGAGTGTGAGAATCTACTCCCTCTTGCTGATGAACTGAAAATAGTCAGCAGGTGTACTGATTCTATTGCTTCTAAGGCATGTGCAGAGCAGATAGCCTCTAGCTTCTCACGCTTAGAGTATAGCAGCTCAGGGAGGCTGCACATGAATAAGCAGGCCAGCAAATGTGAAGGGGACTGGTGGATTGAAGATCTGTCCATTCTTCGTATTGACTTGTATCAGAGAGTCATAGCAGCAATGAGGTGTCGAGGGGTCCGTCCTGAGAGCATTGGTGTGTCACTTGTAAATTATGCCCAAAAGTTTTTGACAAAGAAACCCAGCTTATGGAGTGCATCTACCCAGCCAAAAGTTGATCCGGTTGCAGGTTCTGTTGGCCATGAGCAGAGACTCATGGTTGAGACGATTGTCAGCCTGTTGCCTGTAGAAAAACCTGCTGTCcccatcacttttctttttgggatcTTACGAACTGCGGTGATGCTTGATTGTTCGGTTGCTTGCAGGCTTGATCTTGAGAGGAGGATTGGGTCACAACTGGAAATGGCTACTCTTGATGATCTTCTGGTTCCATCTTTCCACCATGCTGGCGACACTTTATTTGATGTTGACACTGTTCACAGAATCTTAGTTAACTTCTCTCAGCATGATGACAGTGAAGATGATATGGAAGATGAATCTGGTTATGAATCTGATGGCCTTCACTCACCCTCTCAAACTGCATTGCTCAAAGTCGCAAAACTCGTGGATAATTACCTTGCCGAAATTGCTGCCGATGCAAATCTTAAGCTCACCAAGTTCATGGTCATTGCAGAGTCTTTACCAGCACATGCACGCACTATTCATGATGGTCTTTACCGAGCAATTGATATTTTCCTCAAG GCTCATCAGGGTttatcagatttggagaaaaaGAAGCTCTGCAAACTGATTGATTTCCAAAAGCTCTCACAAGAAGCAGGTGCGCATGCAGCACAAAATGAACGTCTCCCTCTCCAGTCAATTGTCCAAGTGCTATATTTTGAGCAGATAAGGCTTCGGAATGCCTTATGCTGCTCGTATCCAGATGATGACCATAAACCAATGCACCAGTCATGGCGGATCAGCAGTGGTGCACTCAGTGCAGCAATGTCACCCCGAGACAATTATGCATCATTAAGAAGAGAGAACCGAGAGTTGAAACTGGAACTTGCTCGATTACGGATGAGACTGAATGATCTGGAGAAGGATCATGTATTTATGAAAAAGAACATGGAGAGATCTAACTCTAGAAAGTTTATGAGCTCTTTCTCAAAGAAGATTAGTAAGCTAAATCTGTTTGGGCATAGTTCTTCCAAGTCATCAAGTTCTCCCTCAAAGTTTTCACAAAGAACAGACTCAAGAGTTCTCGGGAGAACATGA